One part of the Clostridium thermosuccinogenes genome encodes these proteins:
- a CDS encoding ArsR/SmtB family transcription factor, with protein sequence MEQQAKEIAELLKVMANQHRLMILCYLIERPMNVSEIHERIPAISQSALSQNLALLKAYGILGSDKYGLQNVYHINDDRIKKIIQTLRETYCEPNNSHHSKDSL encoded by the coding sequence ATGGAACAACAAGCAAAAGAGATAGCTGAATTGCTGAAGGTTATGGCAAATCAGCATAGATTAATGATTTTGTGCTACCTGATTGAAAGGCCAATGAATGTTAGTGAAATACACGAAAGAATACCTGCAATATCTCAATCGGCTTTGTCTCAGAATTTGGCCCTGCTAAAGGCTTACGGTATTTTGGGCTCAGATAAATATGGCCTTCAGAATGTTTATCATATTAATGATGACAGGATTAAAAAAATTATTCAAACATTAAGAGAAACCTATTGCGAACCCAATAACTCTCATCATTCTAAGGATAGCTTATAA
- a CDS encoding 4Fe-4S binding protein, which yields MKKWYEYLWIFSAVYLALGFFNILFAWIGLICFFTPLLLSIIGKGKIYCNRYCGRGQLFELLGGRLKLSSNRDIPAFIRSKWFRYGFLAFFMTMFAIMIFSTYLVFNGTSNLKEVVTLLWTIKLPWNWTNTSAVSPWIAQFAFGFYSVMLTSTILGLITMFFFKPRSWCVYCPMGTMTQGISMLKYRRKVKANGTTSKRDS from the coding sequence ATGAAAAAGTGGTATGAATATTTATGGATATTCTCTGCAGTATATTTGGCTTTAGGTTTTTTTAATATTCTATTTGCCTGGATAGGGCTGATTTGCTTTTTCACTCCATTATTGCTCTCGATAATAGGTAAGGGTAAAATATATTGTAACAGATATTGTGGAAGAGGGCAGTTGTTTGAATTATTAGGAGGCAGGCTGAAACTTTCTTCAAATCGCGACATTCCTGCCTTTATTAGAAGCAAATGGTTTCGTTATGGCTTTTTAGCATTTTTTATGACTATGTTTGCGATAATGATTTTTTCAACTTATTTGGTTTTTAATGGAACCAGTAATTTAAAAGAAGTGGTTACTCTTTTATGGACGATTAAGCTTCCCTGGAACTGGACAAATACCAGTGCTGTATCGCCTTGGATCGCCCAGTTCGCATTTGGATTTTATAGTGTTATGCTTACATCCACAATTTTGGGACTGATAACGATGTTTTTCTTCAAACCCCGCTCATGGTGTGTATATTGTCCCATGGGTACAATGACTCAGGGTATAAGCATGCTAAAGTACAGAAGGAAGGTAAAAGCAAATGGAACAACAAGCAAAAGAGATAGCTGA
- a CDS encoding ATP-binding protein: MKKAVVNQAECVACGVCEKNCPRKAITIFHGIYAEVNEDLCVGCKRCQKVCPASVIQVVQKEVAS; encoded by the coding sequence ATGAAAAAAGCGGTAGTAAATCAAGCAGAATGTGTGGCCTGTGGAGTTTGTGAAAAAAACTGTCCTCGTAAAGCCATAACCATATTTCATGGAATTTATGCAGAGGTCAACGAAGATTTATGTGTTGGATGCAAAAGGTGCCAGAAGGTATGTCCTGCTTCGGTAATTCAAGTTGTTCAAAAGGAGGTTGCATCATGA
- a CDS encoding secondary thiamine-phosphate synthase enzyme YjbQ: MRHKIQTTKPQQFINITSRVAEEVRNSNVRDGIAVVYVPHTTAGVTINENADPDVVRDMISALDKTYPVLGEYLHFEGNSHAHIKASLMGSSCTVIIQDGKLMLGTWQGIYFCEFDGPRNREFYVKIISG, from the coding sequence ATGCGCCATAAAATTCAAACCACAAAACCACAGCAGTTCATCAACATAACCAGTAGAGTTGCCGAAGAGGTCAGAAACAGCAATGTACGGGACGGTATCGCAGTCGTATACGTGCCCCATACGACAGCTGGAGTTACAATAAACGAGAATGCTGACCCGGATGTTGTGCGGGACATGATTTCCGCACTGGACAAAACATATCCCGTTCTTGGAGAATACCTTCACTTTGAAGGGAATTCCCATGCTCATATAAAGGCATCTCTCATGGGCTCATCCTGCACCGTGATAATCCAGGACGGAAAACTTATGCTGGGCACCTGGCAGGGAATCTACTTTTGTGAATTTGACGGACCTAGAAATAGGGAGTTTTATGTGAAGATCATTAGTGGTTAA
- a CDS encoding YjdF family protein, protein MMTIKSSMTILFENAFWIGLYERIDGNKYEVSKIIFGAEPKDYEVYDFLLENWHKLKFSPHIQADKIEERKINPKRMKRIINKQLENKGVGTKAQQALKLQHEQNKIEGKAKRREQKEAEKERKFALRQEKKKAKHKGR, encoded by the coding sequence ATTATGACAATCAAAAGCAGCATGACCATTTTATTTGAAAATGCTTTTTGGATTGGTTTGTATGAGCGTATTGATGGTAACAAATATGAGGTCAGCAAAATAATCTTTGGTGCAGAGCCAAAGGATTATGAGGTATATGATTTCCTGCTTGAAAACTGGCACAAGCTGAAGTTCAGTCCACATATCCAGGCAGATAAGATTGAAGAACGAAAAATTAATCCCAAGCGCATGAAGCGAATAATCAATAAGCAATTAGAGAATAAAGGAGTTGGCACGAAAGCACAACAAGCCTTAAAGCTGCAGCACGAGCAGAACAAAATTGAGGGAAAGGCCAAAAGACGAGAACAGAAAGAGGCTGAAAAGGAACGCAAATTTGCTCTGCGGCAGGAAAAGAAAAAAGCTAAGCACAAAGGACGGTAG
- a CDS encoding PadR family transcriptional regulator: MSSIDLVILGMVLEKPQSAYDLQKDVDNHHFPRWTKISVPSIYRKVIQLNEEGYLQSNIVKGEKFADKAVYSITEKGRAYFEELMNTYASQQVSFLFDFNVVITNLNKINREKALDLVKKLRNSITASAKTNDEYAAAYADIPLVGRTIFEQQRMLYHALLEWLDTFESQFKEE; encoded by the coding sequence ATGTCATCGATAGACTTGGTAATACTTGGTATGGTGCTGGAAAAGCCGCAGAGTGCATACGATCTGCAAAAAGATGTAGACAATCATCATTTTCCAAGATGGACTAAGATTAGTGTTCCGTCTATATATCGGAAAGTTATTCAGCTTAACGAAGAAGGCTATCTTCAGAGCAACATTGTCAAGGGGGAAAAATTTGCTGATAAAGCCGTATATTCCATTACGGAAAAAGGGCGTGCCTATTTTGAGGAACTTATGAATACCTACGCCAGTCAGCAGGTATCATTTTTGTTTGATTTCAATGTTGTCATTACTAATCTTAATAAAATTAACAGGGAAAAAGCTCTAGATTTGGTAAAGAAGCTGCGAAACAGCATTACTGCTTCAGCTAAGACCAATGATGAGTATGCTGCTGCCTATGCTGATATTCCGCTTGTTGGAAGAACCATTTTTGAGCAGCAGAGGATGCTCTATCATGCTCTTTTAGAATGGCTTGATACATTTGAAAGCCAGTTTAAAGAAGAGTGA
- a CDS encoding helix-turn-helix transcriptional regulator, with the protein MELGKQIKKYRNEMSLSQDALAEKVYVSRQTISNWENGKSYPDVNSLILLSEVFGTSIDNLIKGDVEIMKEKVKNEDRKKFERLSQIYGVLFLVIIISPVPLAHFLGYAGIGIWVALAISAFCFAVLIEQKKKQFDVQTFREIIAFTEGKRLDEIAKAREEGKRPYQKVLLAFAAGVVTLVIAIMFSYVLK; encoded by the coding sequence ATGGAGCTTGGAAAACAGATTAAGAAATACCGAAATGAAATGTCATTATCTCAGGATGCACTGGCAGAAAAAGTATATGTATCCAGGCAGACAATTTCCAATTGGGAAAATGGCAAAAGTTATCCGGATGTTAATAGCCTTATTCTTTTAAGTGAAGTTTTTGGAACCTCCATTGATAATCTGATCAAAGGAGATGTAGAAATTATGAAAGAAAAAGTAAAAAACGAGGACAGGAAAAAGTTTGAAAGACTGAGTCAGATATATGGAGTTTTATTCCTGGTGATAATCATCTCACCTGTTCCGTTGGCACACTTTCTGGGATATGCAGGAATTGGCATTTGGGTTGCTTTAGCAATATCAGCATTTTGCTTTGCTGTTTTGATTGAACAGAAGAAAAAGCAATTTGATGTTCAAACTTTTCGTGAAATTATCGCATTTACGGAAGGAAAAAGGTTGGATGAAATTGCAAAGGCAAGAGAAGAAGGTAAAAGGCCGTATCAGAAAGTATTGCTGGCATTCGCCGCAGGCGTTGTGACCCTCGTTATCGCAATTATGTTTTCATATGTTCTGAAGTAA
- a CDS encoding DUF362 domain-containing protein: protein MIGKNGIRIIYGDNPKQMVKELLEVIKPEEEIDENALIGIKPNLVVAKPSSSGATTTPEIVEGLIEHLKSKGRNNIVIMESSWVGDRTSEAFKVCGYENLSKKYNVPLIDLQKDKYKTYEVNGLKINVCDYVTKVDYLINMPVLKGHCQTNITCALKNMKGCIPNTDKRKFHTLGLHKPIAYLNKIVKQSLIIVDGMNGDLNFEEGGNPVQMNRIIAGKDPVLIDTYAAHLMGFSIEEVPYVAMAESIGVGTTDLANADIVELNKDNGSRKLTPSRRVQQLSRHIVEDCACSACYGSLIYALERLNEKGLLNRLKEKLYIGQSFKSKQCNGVGIGACTSGFEKCISGCPPKARDIVEYLERLI from the coding sequence ATGATTGGCAAAAATGGTATACGCATCATTTATGGAGATAATCCCAAGCAAATGGTAAAAGAGCTGCTTGAAGTCATAAAACCTGAAGAAGAAATAGACGAAAACGCGCTTATTGGGATTAAACCGAATCTCGTTGTAGCAAAACCTTCGAGCTCAGGTGCAACAACCACACCTGAAATAGTGGAAGGTCTCATTGAACATTTAAAATCAAAAGGGCGCAATAATATAGTAATTATGGAAAGCTCCTGGGTGGGCGATAGAACGTCAGAAGCCTTTAAAGTATGTGGATATGAGAATTTATCGAAGAAATATAATGTTCCTCTTATCGATCTTCAAAAAGATAAATATAAAACATATGAAGTAAATGGCTTGAAGATAAACGTTTGCGATTATGTTACAAAGGTTGATTATTTAATAAACATGCCAGTCCTCAAAGGGCACTGCCAGACTAACATCACTTGCGCTTTAAAGAATATGAAGGGCTGCATACCAAATACTGATAAAAGGAAATTTCATACCCTGGGTTTACATAAACCCATAGCTTATCTGAACAAGATTGTAAAGCAAAGTCTCATAATTGTTGATGGTATGAATGGTGACCTTAACTTCGAAGAAGGTGGTAATCCGGTTCAGATGAACAGGATAATTGCAGGAAAGGACCCTGTGCTGATAGACACATATGCGGCACATTTGATGGGCTTTAGTATTGAGGAAGTTCCGTATGTTGCTATGGCTGAAAGTATCGGTGTAGGCACTACTGACTTGGCAAATGCTGATATTGTTGAATTGAATAAGGATAATGGATCAAGAAAATTGACACCTTCAAGAAGAGTTCAACAGTTATCAAGGCATATTGTCGAGGACTGTGCCTGCTCAGCTTGCTATGGAAGCCTTATTTATGCACTGGAAAGGTTGAATGAAAAAGGCCTTTTAAATAGATTAAAAGAAAAACTGTACATTGGTCAGAGTTTTAAAAGTAAGCAGTGCAATGGGGTAGGTATTGGCGCGTGTACTTCAGGATTTGAAAAATGTATTAGTGGTTGTCCGCCAAAAGCCAGGGATATTGTAGAATATCTGGAAAGGCTTATATAA
- a CDS encoding alpha/beta hydrolase-fold protein produces MENIAIPMDLNNIRCNIHFFGALTSESGVPLFIMPVAGEVSDLIEGQHMRLDPIIESGELSSHVLVTFETKDWNDDLSPWPAPALGRKQKKFGGYSAKTLHWIQDVLIPEVTARVPNVQNGQKGLIGYSMAGMFALWAMCQTNIFTVFASCSGSLWYEGFCDYIEKNTPLSVCSVYISLGEREEFSRNPWFSKVGSATRKIASLLKTSPMCKEVKLVWHPGGHWGTVGERLAAAQVWMKKVCERQMI; encoded by the coding sequence ATGGAGAATATCGCAATACCAATGGACTTAAACAATATTCGTTGCAATATTCATTTTTTTGGCGCATTAACTTCCGAAAGCGGTGTGCCACTTTTTATAATGCCGGTAGCTGGTGAAGTATCCGACCTTATAGAAGGACAGCATATGCGTCTTGACCCTATAATTGAATCCGGTGAATTATCATCACATGTATTAGTTACTTTTGAAACAAAAGATTGGAATGATGATTTATCACCATGGCCTGCTCCGGCCCTTGGACGTAAGCAGAAAAAGTTTGGCGGCTATTCAGCTAAGACACTGCATTGGATTCAAGATGTACTCATTCCTGAAGTAACTGCACGTGTTCCAAATGTGCAAAATGGTCAAAAAGGATTAATAGGGTATTCGATGGCTGGAATGTTTGCTCTTTGGGCAATGTGCCAAACAAACATATTTACAGTGTTTGCAAGCTGCTCCGGATCTTTGTGGTATGAAGGTTTTTGCGACTACATAGAAAAAAACACTCCGTTATCTGTTTGTTCAGTATATATCAGTCTCGGTGAAAGAGAAGAATTTTCAAGAAATCCATGGTTTTCTAAAGTAGGAAGTGCAACAAGAAAGATAGCAAGTTTATTAAAAACTTCACCTATGTGTAAAGAAGTAAAGTTAGTTTGGCATCCTGGTGGACATTGGGGAACAGTTGGAGAACGATTGGCTGCGGCACAAGTTTGGATGAAAAAAGTCTGTGAAAGGCAAATGATATAG
- a CDS encoding helix-turn-helix domain-containing protein: MINKAQFGKRIASHRKRINLSQVELAEKLGVTSQAVSKWECGATLPDIELLLELSKLYNVSINELLEGRNVIAKLANRPFEMDDDIAYFLPKAERDYNAAWANEIVSGEWISRNWNTCKANDSKMSNDIGKRISDNGGLILEIGAGPGGGYMPYILKSNPDVTIIINDLSPTVVCEWKRFLDKELDSPNIHYAVFDFCDIPFFDESIDIISDGGGIGNTEGDRGKALKEVYRVLKPGGLLVTSTGFVTKETLAELPEYAQKKLKEARPDIFEDLYEETVLAGFKKIDSIISGCWYTNDDESEIAELARELGINLKFTSYIRYCEK, translated from the coding sequence GTGATAAATAAAGCGCAGTTTGGGAAGAGAATTGCTTCACATCGTAAAAGAATAAACCTATCTCAGGTTGAGTTGGCTGAAAAACTTGGTGTAACCTCGCAGGCAGTGTCAAAGTGGGAGTGTGGTGCGACACTTCCTGATATAGAGTTGTTGCTTGAACTATCTAAATTATACAATGTGTCTATCAATGAATTACTTGAGGGTAGAAATGTTATCGCTAAATTGGCAAATCGTCCTTTTGAAATGGATGATGATATAGCATATTTCCTACCAAAAGCTGAACGCGACTATAATGCTGCATGGGCAAATGAGATCGTTTCTGGTGAATGGATATCCCGTAACTGGAATACTTGCAAGGCCAATGATAGCAAAATGAGTAATGATATTGGTAAGCGCATTTCGGATAATGGTGGTCTGATCCTTGAAATCGGAGCAGGTCCGGGCGGTGGCTATATGCCGTATATTTTAAAAAGCAATCCTGATGTGACAATAATCATCAACGACCTTTCACCGACTGTTGTATGCGAGTGGAAGCGTTTTTTAGATAAGGAGCTTGATTCACCGAATATTCATTATGCAGTTTTTGACTTCTGTGATATTCCGTTTTTTGATGAAAGTATTGACATAATTTCAGATGGTGGAGGAATCGGGAACACAGAAGGGGATAGAGGGAAAGCGCTAAAAGAGGTGTATCGGGTCCTTAAACCCGGTGGCTTACTTGTAACATCAACAGGCTTTGTAACTAAAGAGACGCTGGCGGAATTGCCGGAGTATGCCCAAAAAAAGTTGAAAGAAGCGCGTCCTGACATATTTGAAGATTTGTATGAGGAGACGGTTCTTGCCGGGTTCAAGAAAATTGATAGTATAATTAGTGGATGTTGGTATACAAATGATGATGAAAGTGAAATTGCTGAATTGGCAAGAGAATTAGGAATAAATTTAAAATTCACAAGTTATATCCGATATTGTGAAAAATAA
- a CDS encoding MerR family transcriptional regulator: protein MEQIERRMKLKSVNEVCKLSGVSRRTLQYYDEIGLLPPSAVKESGYRQYDDESLRRLWSILFYKELGLSLEDIRLILDSPKEMEKELMRQHKQVLLEKLSQIKRMIHSVDRILNDEFDVSMLRDFDKKRIEAVKRVHANEIRVLMENSFFLPIVKSLKVFNKLSKSSVVKSASKIINMDFGKLITLAEDVIQRFRKAMKDGPDSLAAKEAVAAYKEFIQLIFPCDDKTFRSIGQAYLEHKNELDEKMPGLAEFVSAAIRNAYP, encoded by the coding sequence ATGGAGCAGATAGAAAGAAGGATGAAATTGAAAAGTGTAAATGAGGTATGTAAGCTGTCAGGTGTAAGCCGCCGCACCTTACAATATTATGATGAAATTGGATTATTGCCGCCCAGTGCTGTAAAAGAATCTGGCTACCGCCAGTATGACGACGAGAGCTTGCGCCGCCTGTGGAGCATATTGTTTTATAAGGAGCTTGGCCTTTCCCTTGAAGACATTCGGTTGATACTTGATAGTCCAAAGGAAATGGAAAAGGAATTAATGCGGCAACATAAACAAGTTCTTTTGGAAAAGCTATCACAAATAAAAAGAATGATTCATTCGGTTGACCGTATTTTGAATGATGAATTTGATGTTTCAATGCTTAGGGATTTTGATAAAAAGAGAATTGAAGCAGTTAAAAGAGTGCATGCAAATGAAATACGGGTGTTGATGGAAAACAGTTTTTTTCTTCCAATAGTGAAAAGCTTAAAAGTATTCAACAAGCTTAGCAAATCCTCTGTTGTAAAAAGTGCATCAAAAATAATAAACATGGATTTTGGTAAACTTATTACCCTTGCTGAAGATGTCATCCAAAGGTTCCGCAAGGCCATGAAGGATGGTCCTGACAGTTTAGCGGCAAAAGAGGCGGTTGCAGCATATAAGGAGTTTATACAGTTAATTTTCCCATGTGATGATAAAACATTTCGCAGCATTGGGCAGGCATATTTAGAACATAAAAATGAGCTGGACGAAAAAATGCCAGGACTCGCTGAATTTGTTAGTGCAGCTATCAGAAATGCCTATCCATAA
- a CDS encoding MDR family MFS transporter codes for MTDNNERTLELEPIPKSIMNISWILVLGAIMPLLDSTMVNIAIKHLSNNFSTGLDSIQWVITGYVLAMAISVPLAGWMVQRFNGKWLMISTNIVFLATSIACGLSWNIYLLIISRIVQGISAGFIMTLVTTLAIEVAGRERMGRVMSTIGIPMILGPILGPVIGAVIVQFLSWRYIFFVNIPIGILAITLMFLKLPDFTPANSKAKFDFIGIALLGISSASLIYGITQASKNATFNNVMTISCVVAGIVILAIYIAYAAIKKEQAILPLHLFKLKNFSAVIVGLFLAGIATNGPMLLLPLFFQNIKGFSVLSTGLMLIPQGIGMLVARPLIGKLTDKLGARNVVLVSLALAIIGTIPFVFFNEASSLIVVGVVLLIRGIGIGGVTMPMMTDAYTGMVKQEIAQASVGTRLVQNIGGAFGSAVLATVVSLELQGKTPTIPLMTTAYHDGFMLALVLSLVMIIPSLFLTDKKSKKLYFKYDIF; via the coding sequence ATGACAGATAATAATGAAAGAACCCTAGAACTTGAGCCAATTCCAAAGAGTATCATGAACATTTCCTGGATTTTAGTGCTTGGGGCAATTATGCCCCTGCTTGATTCAACAATGGTAAATATTGCAATCAAGCACTTAAGTAATAATTTCAGTACCGGACTTGACTCAATTCAATGGGTAATTACAGGTTATGTGTTGGCTATGGCAATTTCAGTACCACTTGCAGGTTGGATGGTTCAAAGATTTAACGGTAAATGGTTAATGATCAGCACTAATATAGTATTCTTAGCTACCTCGATTGCTTGCGGACTTAGTTGGAATATCTATTTGTTGATTATTTCCCGTATTGTTCAAGGCATAAGCGCCGGTTTTATTATGACATTGGTGACTACTTTGGCTATTGAAGTCGCTGGAAGAGAGCGAATGGGACGAGTGATGTCGACCATTGGTATCCCAATGATTCTGGGACCAATCCTTGGCCCGGTTATCGGGGCTGTGATTGTCCAATTCTTGTCATGGCGTTACATTTTCTTTGTCAACATCCCAATTGGTATTCTTGCCATCACTTTAATGTTTTTGAAGCTACCTGACTTCACACCGGCAAATTCAAAAGCCAAATTCGACTTCATTGGTATCGCTTTATTAGGCATCAGTTCAGCATCTTTGATTTATGGAATTACGCAAGCGTCAAAGAATGCCACTTTTAACAACGTCATGACTATTTCTTGTGTTGTTGCCGGTATCGTAATTTTAGCCATCTACATTGCTTACGCTGCTATCAAAAAGGAACAGGCAATTCTACCATTACACTTGTTTAAATTAAAAAACTTCAGTGCTGTCATAGTTGGCTTGTTCCTTGCAGGGATTGCCACCAATGGTCCAATGTTGCTATTGCCATTGTTTTTCCAGAACATTAAAGGCTTCTCAGTCTTGAGCACCGGATTGATGTTAATTCCGCAAGGTATCGGTATGTTAGTTGCCCGCCCATTGATTGGCAAGCTAACTGATAAGTTAGGCGCACGTAATGTTGTCCTGGTAAGTTTGGCATTAGCCATCATAGGCACCATTCCATTTGTCTTTTTCAATGAGGCATCTTCTCTCATTGTTGTGGGTGTTGTCTTGCTTATACGCGGCATAGGCATCGGAGGTGTCACCATGCCGATGATGACAGACGCGTACACAGGCATGGTCAAACAAGAAATCGCACAAGCCAGTGTCGGAACCCGGCTGGTGCAAAACATTGGTGGCGCGTTTGGTTCAGCAGTGCTTGCAACGGTTGTTAGCCTTGAGCTCCAAGGTAAAACACCAACGATTCCACTCATGACCACCGCTTACCATGACGGTTTTATGTTGGCATTAGTCCTCAGCTTGGTAATGATCATTCCATCTTTATTTTTAACTGATAAGAAATCCAAGAAATTATATTTTAAATATGATATTTTCTAA